In one Nicotiana sylvestris chromosome 8, ASM39365v2, whole genome shotgun sequence genomic region, the following are encoded:
- the LOC138875203 gene encoding uncharacterized protein translates to MGSLAHLKAHLRPLALEIRQLASLGVRLEDPSERGIIVQNRDESSLVVEVKEKQFNDPLDLEFKEDDWVFLKVSPMKSNMRFGKKGKLSPRYIGPCRIIQRIGQVAYKLDFPPEMPLVHPAFHVSMLKKVVGDPSTIVLVETIEINEELSYEEVLVAILDKQVRKLRNKEIASVKVLWRNKQVEEAIWEAEE, encoded by the exons atgggaagtttggctcatttgaaGGCGCATCTGAGGCCGTTGGCCCTGGAGATTCgtcagttggctagtttgggggTTCGTCTTGAGGACCCTAGTGAAAGAGGGATAATTGTGCAGAATAGGGATGAATCGTCACTCGTGGTGgaggtgaaagagaagcaattcaacgatccatt GGATTTGGAATTCAaggaagatgattgggtattcttgaaggtttcccccatgaagagTAACAtgcggtttgggaagaaaggaaaattgagccCAAGGTATATCGGACCATGCAGAATCATCCAgcggattggtcaggtggcatacaagcttgaTTTTCCACCCGAAATGCCGTTGGTACATCCGgcctttcatgtgtctatgttgaagaaagtagtgggagatccgtccactattgtgctAGTTGAAACCATTGAGATTAATGAAGAACTGTCTTATGAAGAAGTtctagttgccattcttgataagCAAGTCCGGaagttgagaaataaggaaattgcctccgtaaaagtgttatggcggaacaagcaggttgaggaagccatTTGGGAAGCCGAAGAATAA